The following DNA comes from Ascaphus truei isolate aAscTru1 chromosome 1, aAscTru1.hap1, whole genome shotgun sequence.
agttatgcacgtatatgacgattgcagtacagtacgagcatcaataagtggaaaaaatgtagtgcttcactttaagtacattttcgctttacgtacatgctctggtcccattgcgtacattaatgtggggtatgcctgtacagtctTTAAGAAAAAGAGTAATCATTGTACACAGATAATAAACCTAGAGGCGTGAATTGTGTTTTCTTTTAGTTTCATTATTGGCCTCATTGAATAGCCGATTTCCTGTTCTCGTCAACAGCCTTTTCctcttcctctctgtctgtctgtccttaaTTGTAACCtgttaccgcccccccccccccctgtctcataTCGGGGCCTTTACTGGAGAGCTACGCTGTTACTAGGTGtatggtgctatacctgttagTTCACAGGAGCTTTGAGGTCTGTCTGCGGTGTTATGGAGATAGGACTGGCTTTAGGATGGTCTCAGAACTGGTGTCAGCGCCTCTAGTCCCATGGGTCCTGACTAGAATCAGGGGACTCCCTTTGGaacacacacatacctccttTCTTCCACCCTCAAGAGATCCAGGCAGGTATACTTTATGTCAAAAGGGTATTCTTTATTGTATCCACTGCAGCTCATCACACAGCGACACAGTACAGCAGCAGATCACAGCTTCTGGGTGGTACAATGGTACAATGGGTGGTACAATGTCAACTTGTCAAATAGGTTTATACTTTTACATTATGCAGTGCCTCTTCTGTCAGTGAGATTAGTGCTCATATTTGAAGCTTTCTGTTGTTGCCTCTGGGCTTCAGGTCTTAATTAAGCtctctttaatttttttttgtggtatagtATCATGCTGTATGGGGAAGTATGGGGACATgttatttctgtatttatttatttatttataaaatattttaccaggaagtaatacattgagagttacctctcgttttcaagtatgtcctgggcacagagttaagacaaataatacatggttacaaatacagttacataaatgaacagggtatacattatatacaagacattgcatgcacagttaaagaaaatatatgttatgggagaatgaaacagttacagaccagattaaaatgtgagacagccttatatttgaaagaacttaaactggtggtggatgtgagagtctctggtaggttgttccagttgtggggtgcacggtaagaggaggaggaacggccggatactttgttgagccttgggaccatgaacagtcttttggagtctgatctcaggtgataagtgctgcgtgtgataggggcgaggagcttgttcacgtagctgggtagcttgcccataaagaatttaaaggcaatacaggaaaggtgaactttgcgctagactctagtgatggccaatctagttctttgagcatttcgcagtgatgtgtgttgtagttgcattggagaacaaaactacaaattgaattgtagagggtgtcaagttggctaaggtgggtttgaggtgccgagccatatactatgtctccatagtcaataattggcattagcatctgctgtgtgatatgctttctgaccaggagacttagggaggatttgttcctgtaaagtacccctagtttggcataggtcttggttgtcagggtatcaatgtgcattccgaatgttaagtgggagtcaaaccataagcccaggtatttaaaactagtgacaggggttagggtggtgttagtgttggttctaatatggagctcagtcgctggaagctttaagaatttagtcttggtcccaaataccattgttacagtcttgtcagtgtttaaaaacagtttgttttgggaaatccatttttcgagtctcaaaaagtcagactgaagtatgtgttgaaggtcagagaggctatggctgtgtgcatataggattgtgtcttctgcatacatgtgtattgaggcttcctttcaagctgtgggaagatcattaatgaacactgagcaGAGTAGGGACCCGAGAACAGAgtcttgcaggacaccacaggtgatatccagggggttggagttagagcctgagatggacacatgttgggatcttcctgataggtaggactgaaaccagtttaaagcatgcttccctattccagagctctggagtttgttaagcaggatagcatgatcaactgtatcaaaagcctttgcaaaatctaggaatactgcaccagtgagttgtccccgttccattccacactggatttcattgcaaacttttagcagggtagttacggtggagtgtttgggacgaaagccagattggaattggctagggaaatttgtctttttgtgtagtagtcgtttaattgggagtggacacatttttccatgactttggatagaattgggagaagtgagattggtctgtagtttgagacagtgttttttttccccccttttgaagattgggacaactctggcagttttccaggtcttagggatatggcctgcagacaggatagagttgactatagacgcaattggtttggcaatggctggggcaccaagtcgtaggaacctagattgtagcaagtcaggtccgcattggctgcttagttttagtttgaggagcgcttgtgtaatctcctcttcagatactgggccaaattgaaaattgtgggcagtgttgggaaggggtggggctatgtgggcactcccaggatgagattcaggttggtggtttgggctgcgtttcgctaataagttagtggcacaccccacaaaataatcattgaatgcatttgtaatgtcagtggggtttgtcagagtaatatcccccttagtgatattacttggttgttgatggttaggaggctggaatatattgttgataacttccagaagttagctgggtttgatgtattttggtggagattgtcagagtaatattgtgcttttgcgtgccttgtttgccttgtgcacatgttccgcaggcatctgtagtgattgagatccttggtagtgccagttactttgtagcttttccacaaggtatccctgagctggtagagtgcaataaggtcagttgtaacccatggaagatgggccccccgtacccttattttgcatagtgttgcatgggtatcgcagagttttaagaactcggattggaaatagtcgagcgcagaatcagggtcgggaattaaatctattatgtgccatgggcagttggtaaggtcatccagaaactgttgtgggttaaagtttttaaatgttctagtgaggagaactttagggcttgaatggggcgttttaattttccttacacagtacactattgcatggtcactgaaaatgtccggaaggatgccagaggattagattctgctggggtttgaggagagaatccagtctagcaaggaatggttatgcgatttcaggtttgtccgtgtgggttgggaaatgagttgtaatagtttaagtgacttgagttgtatctggattttatggtttttagggtcaagccagttaaatttgaaatccccaagaactagcagctcactcttctcgttcagagaggaaatggagccaagaaactgggtgatatcagccagggattgtaaaggggctttaggggggcggtagatgccagcgagcaagatgggcttagaaaaggggaggcagattttgccaactagaatttcaaaagagcgtgggcttggggggcaatttaacagtgtaaattgtaatgtgtctgcaatataaaataacacccctcctcctctctttgacctatctctcctaaaaatggagtatccctaaatggcgatatttgcatcaggggttttatgggttagccatttttctgtaagaacaatggctttgggtttatgcataaggcaccatgcccttagttcgtccagtttgggcagcaggctccgaaaatttatatgggcgacagatagccctttttggaatttaaaggtggaattctcagtggcatgggacagatttgaaaaGGGAGGACCTGGGTTTGGTTCAATATCaactgctaaagagagtaatagtatgagcagaaatttgggtagttgtttgcaacttgtaaatttgtggtgtttgccattagagtgagcagtggttggtgtgctggttattagagttctccaccaacattccgtagatagtgaaaggcttttgagtagtccagggtgtatggtgatgttgggtgtgggccaggatggaggagtttgtagtgtatagagggagtaacatctccatgaggccaggagaaagaaaaaagttaagatacatagccggttcatgatgccagaggtaggcagtgctgcatggagctgttgtgagtgtgtgcagactaaacagcaggggtgtgcctgttccttgtcaaatgttttgctgcattgcaatgcaattcagttctgggtttcagtgggctgagttggtgtgggagttatttttgtgcagtcagttttgggagaggctgcagtgaaataagttgtaaaggagtgtggggttaaaatatgcaggttaacacgcatgggatcaaagtgtggtcatataagctcaccgtttgttgacttgagtaagagtttgcagaaaggatgcagtccccagtcacctctagtcaaattatagtctaactatattgtcacttaaaatgatcactataGTTTAactatattgtcacttaaaatgatcactatagtctaactatattgtcacttaaaatgatcactttaaatgcatcactcttaagatgccaatgcttcctTGCCAATTCAAGGGGaatatgtgttttatacatctaaagcagtcacatgaccctcccccgccccaataaatcagcttgttccagttggtcaattaacagcacagagttaagaggggggaaaaaaaacaccttttgatattcaaacataccaaacttatcactgcttaaggccactgagtaaatcttttaaacaggacttgcacatcatgaacatacctgtgaagagaatgcaattagatcgaAGTCATATCTGCGGAggttgcatgaagaaagtaaatatataactatagtctaactatattgtcacttaaaatgatcactttaaatgcatcactcttaagatgccaatgcttcctTGCCAAACGTTACATGATTTGCCACATCCTAAAATGACAGCATCCAACACAAACACATGTATGTTAATATAAACAATCGTTCTTTTAAAAGTGGAACCCTATGAAAAATTTTTGAAGAAacgttctgtgtgtgttttttttttcgcTGTGAAATCTGTGTTATTTATGAaggggggcatttttaatatttaaaattttgtttattggttttaatgaaaaaaaataacacatttgaATTTAGCGTTTATACACTTTGTTTTGTTTTCATACTTCCTTTGGCTTTTCATTTGCGTCCTTTCTGTGGCTAGGTTGCTAATTCAATAGGAAATGATGGTTTGTTTTACAGTTTTTATTGGTTTTACCTGGAAATTCAAGATTATCAGTCTGTGTGTTTTCAGTTAAAACCTAAAACCAGAATCCTTGTTTACTCGAATCTAAAACTTGCAAGCAAATATGTCTGGAGTGCTGCACCTTAAGAATGTTTAAAATCACTGCACAGAGATTGagggagtaataataataaaaatgatgcTCTTATTAAACACAGATTCTGAAATAACGgactgtgtttttatttttgtaaattaTATATTTGATGTGGAATTATCTAGATCTCCTCCTCTCCAACCTCCTGTACTCCGTCTCCTCTGCATTATTCTTAATATTTCTGTGCAGGTAAGCTCAGCAGTTCCTATTCTACCATACCCAGGTTACTGTAACTGATGACACCAGTCATTTGTGTTATCTAAATAAACTTGCATGGTGGGACCTTGGAAGAAGGGATTATCTTCCtcaagtactgtatgttttcACTTTTTAGTGCTATCAACCACGCCTGGAACTACTATTCAGCTATTGGTATTACTAGAAGTGTTAAATCTCCAGCAGTGCGCGGCAGGTCTGTCTGATATAAAAGAGGTGAAgcgtaaggctgcgcttatggtgCGATCGCTGGAAAAATTGACTTGACTtggcttggtcgtgatcgctggtcAAGTCATcacgtcgcttctactataagcgcacgcaacggtggcaatacatttgttttactgcgccgtcgccggcactataagcgcagcctaaggaaaCATGCTTCTTCCTACAAATACTACAAGTGTGGTAACATTTATTTAGGCGGCTGATCCCTGAAGTCTGTAAGGTAAAAACTGAGACAAATGCATCTTGTTCTATTTACCTCACTCGTGTATCTTGTAATGTTTTTCAAATAGTTGGACAATGTTGTGTTTAAAACTGCAGCTATAgtatgttgtaataaaaataaaatgcatatTACATAGCCACGAAAAAGTTAAATAAGGGTTCCTCTTCCGCCTCAGCACAAAATATGCAAGTGCCAGAAACTCGCTCATTCAGACGCTGTCTGGGTTTTCAAATGTGAAATGTACTGTGCATTTGTTCATAAGATTGGTATCTCTGTTGGTGAAACAGTCCTAGCTTTGCTCCACGTATTTAGTGAATTCAGAGTGACAAATtcacccttctcccctccccttcccccccttttttaaatcTTGATTTTTGCTGTAACATAATAATGTTACTACTTTGCAATAGCACTGCTGTTTTCAGTTAGTTTTCTAATTTTATGTGATCAGAAATGTATAATTTTACTAATGTGTGTTTTTCTTCATCTTTCTGTATCTTAGGATATATCTGCTTCATCCTGCCAAGAAATGCATAACTATAGTTGACATCTGATTCCGCTTCATTCCTTGCTGCAGAACAAAGAAGGCTTTTTTGACTGAAGGTACTTTATGCCATTTTGAAGATCTCGGCTCTTATCTGAAATGCTGAGAAGAAAAATCCGTCATTGTCAAGTTAATCGAGTCAACGTTTTTCTTTCGATTGCTCTCACGGTGGCAACACTTACGTTGGTGAAGAATCACCACAGCCGGAACTTGGAACTTGGAGATGATAACCCCGACATTCAAGTTAACTGCACCAAGGTTTTAAAAGGGGATATAGAGGAAATCCAGAATGCCAAACTAGAGTTGTTAACTGTCAAATACAAGAGACGGCAGCATCACCTCACAGAAAATGATTACATTAACATCACAAGAGATTGTGATGCCTTCACCAAAGACCGTAAATATATCCTCTATCCACTCAGCAAAGAGGAGAAGTTGTTCCCTATAGCATATTCCATAGTGGTTCACCATAGGGTTGACATGCTGGAGAGACTGTTGCGCTCTATATACATGCCTCAAAATTACTACTGCATTCATGTGGACAAAAAATCTTCGGAGTCTTTTTTGGCTGCAGTTAAGGGCATTGTGTCTTGTTTCGGAAATGTTTTCATTGCCAGTCAGTTGGAGAGCGTGGTTTATGCATCGTGGACTCGAGTGCAAGCTGACCTCAACTGCATGAAAGATCTCTACAATGTTAATGCACAATGGAAATACTTAATAAACCTATGCGGTATGGACTTCCCAATAAAAACCAATAGAGAAATGGTAGAGAAGTTAAAAGCATTGAAAGGGGAAAATAGCCTCGAAACTGAAAAGATGCCCACACACAAGGAGATAAGGTGGCGAAAACATTATGAGGTTGTGAACGGTGGTATTAGGAAAACGGAAGTTGACAAAAAGCCACCACCATTTCAAACCCAGATATTTTCTGGCAGTGCTTACTTTGTTGTTAGTAGGGGGTTTGTTGGCTACGTCTTAGGAAATGACAAAATTATATCTTTTCTGGAATGGTCTAAAGACACTTATAGCCCTGATGAGTTTTTATGGGCTACCATTCAAAGGATTTCAGAAGTACCGGGTTCTGTTCCAGCTAATGGCAAATATGATGTTTCGGACATGAATGCAGTTGCCAGATTTGTGAAATGGCAATACCTGGAAGGGGATGTATCCAAGGGAGCTCCTTATCCACCTTGCACTGGAACCCATGTCCGTTCCATTTGTGTATTTGGTTCAGGCGACCTGCAATTTATGTTACGGAAACACCACTTATTTGGTAACAAGTTTGACATTGACGTTGATCCTACTGCCATTCAGTGTCTGGAAGAACATTTAAGGCACAAAGCTTTGTATCCAGAAACACACGTGTGACATGTTCATACCTCTGGGGTGTTGTTGCACAGCATTGAGATCTCTGAAAATGATTTGAAATTTGAACTTGCACATTATTTGGTAGACCTGTCATGATGAAGATATCACAGAAGAATTGCTCATTTAAAAGGCAATTAACTATAATCTTATGTGGTGCGATTGGCCAAAAAAAACCATGACCTTGAATGGAGTTTGTTGGCCAATTGCTCGTTAAGATTACATTATATTACCCCCTTCGTGTCTAACATGGAGATATCTCTTTAGTTtgaattaaagcagcagaacatggtGACACTCCTTTTTTTTCCTCCAATAAGATTGAAACTGGTGACCTTGCTTCCCGAAATACTTGACTTCATAGTGGGTGCCGGCATCTCTGTGCCGACGGCAGCTCTGACGGGGCTGTGTCGGGCTATCAGAATGgtggtgtttaaatgtcccgcgggccAAAAGAAAGCCATGAAGTCATCCtgtgcggcttcttattggcccacatgaccagGACATTTTAAACTTCACAGTGATACTGGTACTCCCTACGAGGGTAAGCATCTCGGGAAGCCATGgatccccagaactgaaattaacaccgttcagctccagagaccccctgcttcaatcctattactCGGAAAAAAAACACGTGGTTGAAGTGTCAAGTTAATGGAAAATGTGTGTGCCCATTTTGTGCTTCCCTACACTGCTCtgattgtcccttttttatcCTTTGGAATGAAGGATCGAGCAATTAGCAGGTGTAACATGTTCTACAATGGTGAGAGAAAAGAGTGGATAATTGCAAGGCTACCAGAAGAGTGATCTTTTCAGTCCGCTCTTTGAAAATGCGTCTTGTCACTCTTGATAAAGGATCTTTTCTCTGTTCTGgttcagtgttttttttaaaaaaaaaaattttttgtcaTGCACCCGTAATAATCCTAAAAAGGTATTCCTCTTGCATAACATCCAGGTTTGCAGCTgacccttctctcttcccccccccccccatctgatTGATTTTTGTTCACTCGTCATTTTGTCAGGAAGTTATTGAAATTGAAATTCTTGTCCATATAGTTTTCATACTGTATTTGGCATTCTTTGTCGAGCATACACACTGTCTCCTGGTTTtcatccaactttttttttttttttttttaagaataaaatacatttttgaataGTAAAAATGATGAGGACGCAACCGGTGGATTACACTTATTTTTAGCAGCGcacactcctttttttttttttttttttttttttttctcttgtttaaAACATTTGGATGTTGCACATAAtgtggtgttttgttttttttctaatttCTGACAAAGTGCTAAAATTCTACAATTTAACACTGGACATGTGCACACAGCAAAGACACTTTGTGACAGATCCATATTTCGATATGTACTGTAGTTTGGTGAGGCAGTAACATGCTTTTTCTCATAACCAAATTTATGGAAAATAGATTGTCGCGCCATCTCATTATAAATGCTCCATTTTTgtaggttgtttttttttgtacaaatcAAAAGTGTATTGtaacgtattttttttttttttttacagaataatGTGTGTAAGATGAAGCAGGACAGGggactatttattattattattatttttttatagtgGGCAATCaactttataaaaataaaaaaagcttcTGTTCTGATCACTATAAAACAGGGTTGGGGGAAAATCTGCATAACATGAACAATGGCAGAGCTGTTGTTGTCATTGTTGTATGAAGGGCCTGAATACAGTTGACATACAGTaacgggtgtgtgggggggtggagtcCTGTTCATTGCAAGTGACAGCAATAAGCTTCTGTTACctttaaattatatttaaaatGTCATGCAACATTTCCTATTCATTTTGATACCAAATTGAAGTGTAATGAACTTTTTATTAGAGAGATTTTAATAGGCATGGTTAATTTGTTCAGAGATCATGTCATGGTTACGGGTGCACAGCTTTATTTCGGGGGCATTCTGTAACCTGTTAAGTGCCTGTACTATGGTTGTGTGAAGAGCAGGGGCCTTTATTTTTGTACATAATGAAATCAAACGTCTTTATTTTTTTCCTGAAATATTTCTGGGACAAATTAATTTGGGAATGTGATGATCTGGGTTGTGCCCAGATAGCAGTGCAATGTCAATATTGAAATTGTTGCTACTGATTTGGATAATTAAAGATGAACTGTATAAATTACAATGTTTCATTGCATTatttctctgcccccccccccccgatcccccAAATCAGCCACAGCCTATTTAAATATCTAGCTTGCAAATAATATTTGGACAATAAGCATTCATTGTTAGTGATGCTGTTGATCAGTGTATGTGGTATAAAACAATGGGAATTGGCACAAGCCTAAatttattttccaggcaggaagTGTGGGTAAAATATTACTACTGACAGAGTCTTTACTGGTTTCCTGTGCAGCTTAGATCTGTCACACGCTTCAAGTACCAATGTCCATCTTGCACAGTTTAACCCTGTGCGTGCCTCAAGACATACACTAAATTGTCCATGCCTCTGCATGatatagtgccggggtgcgcaaacttttggtgcTGCGCCCGCCTGCCTGTTCTCACCCTGTGCTCTCGTGAGTTCTCCCCCCCTTATCTTTgtgccagcgtcaaatgacgcagctgaGTCACAtcgcatgaccccgcggcatatgACGCTGTGTTGCCAGAAGCTGgttgaatcaaggtaagtgagttacagaggcctgatgcggtcccccggcatttaatttaaatgccttatggaagcgtgtggtttttttttttgtttgttttactaGTGTACAAAACAGGATTTTCTTTATCTCCTAGTTTCTGAGGTTACTGTGGCAATACCTAGACTGCAATGAGCTTCATTTTAAGATCCcagacatttaaagcagcaatacaactttccaactttgtgtgtgtgtgtgtgtgtatactatatgtatgtgtatatgtagccccctttccctgtgccTAAGGGAAgtatgcgtgctgctgtacctgttgctcacaggaggcctctgactctaggagcctggggtgagctctttctccttgcgtgcagtgcctccacctatgagggatcccagcttggtgggataacccctcacaggaaccaatacacagtaaagaatATATCACACAATGTATTTAAGGTTTACTGTATACATATACGAACACATACACTAACGGTAAGAACAGTACCCATAGTTTACACCCAATGacccaacacgtggtggttcccccaaagtactgagggtgctatGACACCAATACTCctgtgtcctgtcccagcaattcccacccaagtgAGAGGTAGCGCTACCcgctgtggatgtaggtgcaagTTGGGTACTCCaatacccaggtgctgcttggcgtaGTGAGTTGGAGCAGGTCCCACGCAGctgggcctccaacacaaatccctcTCTCCTAAAGCCTCCTGATCCTCCTcgcagtgtgagctccagccgtAAGGTTTCACACAATGTCTCTAgatcctgtgacctggtcccaggcTGCAGAGCACCGCATGGCCGTCCAGTCACCGGTGCAGAAATAACAATAAGGATGAGTCGCTATCTGGGACCTTCTCTACAACACTTCTCTCttatggctcagggcctaactggagcCTAGGTGCAAGATCTAGTCCTAggccaggaagcactgctccctggacactaccatCTTCTTAGCCTGCGAGTCACTGGACAGAGGAGGCATTCTGCGCGTGTGGGATATCCTGTTCCTCCCAGTGCTCGCATCCCACTGGCTGGTGTAGTCCCATGTGGTGCGGTCCCTCCCGCTAGGGATTCTGAGACTTGTAGTCCCGCGGTTGTGTCTGCAGAGCCGTCCTAAGATGGCATCGCACTCCTCACACAGCGCATGCATGCCTTGCCGCATGCGCGATTAACAAAATGGCCTCCCCCACACTCCGTTCGCGTGGAACTCTGGCCAACTACTTGACAGCTTCCCCGCACCGGACACAGGGTAGGGGtcttggctacatatataaagcatgtgaccatgtataattctacattacaTACCCAAGTtagcaattgtttggtgctcctcttATAATCCTGATTAAGCCATTCTGTTAGTCactagtcagtgtaactca
Coding sequences within:
- the GCNT1 gene encoding beta-1,3-galactosyl-O-glycosyl-glycoprotein beta-1,6-N-acetylglucosaminyltransferase, which encodes MLRRKIRHCQVNRVNVFLSIALTVATLTLVKNHHSRNLELGDDNPDIQVNCTKVLKGDIEEIQNAKLELLTVKYKRRQHHLTENDYINITRDCDAFTKDRKYILYPLSKEEKLFPIAYSIVVHHRVDMLERLLRSIYMPQNYYCIHVDKKSSESFLAAVKGIVSCFGNVFIASQLESVVYASWTRVQADLNCMKDLYNVNAQWKYLINLCGMDFPIKTNREMVEKLKALKGENSLETEKMPTHKEIRWRKHYEVVNGGIRKTEVDKKPPPFQTQIFSGSAYFVVSRGFVGYVLGNDKIISFLEWSKDTYSPDEFLWATIQRISEVPGSVPANGKYDVSDMNAVARFVKWQYLEGDVSKGAPYPPCTGTHVRSICVFGSGDLQFMLRKHHLFGNKFDIDVDPTAIQCLEEHLRHKALYPETHV